tcaagtgtagaatcactggaggacgtATAATAACAatacctacagaacaacatagtcaagtgtagaatcactggaggacgtataacactaatacctacagaacaacatagtcaagtgtagaatcactggaggagtATAACAatacctacagaacaacatagtcaagtgtagaatcactggaggacgatacctacagaacaacatagtcaagtgtagaatcactggaggacgaataacactacctacagaacaacatagtcaagtgtagaatcactggaggacgtataacactaatacctacagaacaacatagtcaagtgtagaatcactggaggacgAATAACACTAgtacctacagaacaacatagtcaagtgtagaatcactggaggacgtataacactaatacctacagaacaacatagtcaagtgtagaatcactggaggacgAATAACACTAgtacctacagaacaacatagtcaagtgtagaatcactggaggacgtataacactaatacctacagaacaacatagtcaagtgtagaatcactggaggacgAATAACACTAAAACCTACAGGacaacatagtcaagtgtagaatcactggaggacgtATAACActacctacagaacaacatagtcaagtgtagaatcactggaggacgtatcacactaatacctacagaacaacatagtcaagtgtagaatcactggaggacgtatcacactaatacctacagaacaacatagtcaagtgtagaatcactggaggacgtataacactaatacctacagaacaacatagtcaagtgtagaatcACTGGAGGATGTATAACActacctacagaacaacatagtcaagtgtagaatcactggaggacgAATAACAatacctacagaacaacatagtcaagtgtagaatcactggaggacgtATAACACTAgtacctacagaacaacatagtcaagtgtagaatcactggaggacgtATAACActacctacagaacaacatagtcaagtgtagaaCCACTGGAGGACGatacctacagaacaacatagtcacctacagaacaacatagtcaagtgtagaatcactggaggacAACGTATAACACTAatacctacagaacaacatagtcaagtgtagaatcactggaggacgtATAACAAAAatacctacagaacaacatagtcaagtgtagaatcactggaggacgtATAACActacctacagaacaacatagtcaagtgtagaatcactggaggacgatacctacagaacaacatagtcaagtgtagaatcactggaggacgAATAGCAatacctacagaacaacatagtcaagtgtagaatTGTCTTTTAAAACCACACATTATTTCACTAACTGCAGAGTTTGTccttactggtgttaatcagatcaatgtccctgttttataagatagtactcactgtattcactggtgttaatcagatcaaTGTCCCTGTTAATCAGATCAAGTGTAGAATCACTCCCTGGTGTTAATCATCAATTTTATAAGATAGTACTCACTGTatttactggtgttaatcagatcaatgtccctgttttataagatagtattcactgtattcactggtgttaatcagatcaatgtccctgttttataagatagtactcactgtatttactggtgttaatcagatcaatgtccctgttttataagatagtactcactgtacttactggtgttaatcagtTCTCCATTCTTCTGTTCTTCTTCTTCGTCCTCCTCTAATGTGACAgtaatctccccctcctcttccacctTCACTCCAAAAACgtcttcctcctctttcactgtgaccgtcatctccccatcctcctccttcatTACAAAAACTGTATCTTCCTCTTCCTtcactgtaacatcctcctcctctttcacgctGAAAgcctcttccccttcttctttcactgtaacagcctcaccTTCTACTTCTTTCTTGACGGTAACAATCTCCTCTTCCATGAGATTTCCTTTCTCCGTCAAGCAATTCTCAGTGTAGCTTAGTAAACTCATGGTCGGGGATGTTAGCTCATTAGCATTAGCAACTAGACTAGTGTTAacttaaccagacagctaacaGCAACAACGTCAATACGAAATTAAATGGGATAACTAGTTCTTTCACACAGAAGTATGTTTAAAACATAGTTGCAAATTAaaccaggaaattgtctaaagaTCTTTGAATGTTCCGACTTTGTTGTCTGGCGAGCTACCGAGGTGGCTGCAGTTGTTGAAGAAGCtttccgtccactagattatacgtcacagtAGAAACATCGCCTGAAAGACACATATCGCCAtctgctgtctggagggaggaaacGCAGTTGAGGAGGGAAAAATATTTTTCTTCTTCATTGAATTATAATATTATAAAGCAGTTTAGGGAATCGTTTTTTCCCTCTCCATTAAATATGAATATTATATCAACAGGTACAAAGAGCAACAAGTGTTGATTGATTAGTTCAGATAtaatacatagatacatagatatgATCAAAATGAACACCGACagttattgacacccttgataaagatgaggagAAAAAATGACTGTCAAAaattaaataattaaaatacTTTTGATATATATTGTATGGAAAACATTTTTTGTTTTAATGTAATACAAACGCTAAGAGATGGGGTTGCACATAGAGCTCCTTGGCAACACACGCCAATGGTGGGTTGAGAGTCAAGTCAGAATCCAGCAGCAGAGAAGGACACAGACATGGCGACAGGtcgcctggtggttagagcattgtttTCCCTcctcagcagctactcttcctggggtttattatggatacccattagttccttcccaggcagcagctactcttcctggggtttattatggatccccattagttcctgccaaggcagcagctactcttcctggggtttattatggatacccattagttccttcccaggcagcagctactcttcctggggtttattatggatacccattagttccttcccaggcagcagctactcttcctggggtttattatggatacccattagatctcttcctggggtttattggagttcctgccaaggcagcagctactcttcctggggatcTTTAGTTCCTATCAAGGGCATCTTCCATTATGgttcattagttcctgtcaaggcaggagctactcttcctggggtttattatggatctccattagttccttcccaggcagcagctactcttcctggggtttattatggatccccattagttcctgtcaaggcagcagctactcttcctggggtttattatggatccccattagttcctgtcaaggcagcagctactcttcctggggtttgttatggatccccattagttcctgtcaaggcagcagctactcttcctggggtttattatggatccccattagttcctgtcaaggcagcagctactcttcctggggtttattatggatctccattagttcctgccaaggcagcagctcctcttcctggggtttattgtgaatcgggacaggtctctgaatgtccttgagtggcccagccactcttcagagaagaatgggatctgcagagaattggagaaactccccaaatacaggtgtgccaagcttgaagcctcatacccatgaagactcaaggctgtaatcgctgccaaaggtgcttaaacaaagtactgagtaaaggtctgTGTactttgtaaatgtgatattggaTTATTTTTAtacaaaacctgtttttgctttgtcattatggggtattgtgatgtcattatagggtattgtgtatagattgatgaggggaaaacagATTGAATAGCTGTTAGCTGTGATCTAACAAAAtctgggaaaaagtcaaggggtctgaatactttctgaatacacggTATACTAATGGGTATGGTGGAATCTGATTGGAATATTTTACGAATATAAAGTAGCTTGTGTAGGTgggctgtgtcatggaaagagcaggtgttgatAATGTTTTGTAAATTCAGTGTATATAATGAACGTGTACTAGCGGCCTTCCACATTTGATTTTTATTCagacaaaaataaaaaatgttgcaTTAAATCAAATGCTTTTTTACAATCAGCAACTGTGTTTTCTTCCTCTGACATGGTGGATTAATACATTTGGGAAGATGATGAGGCAGCAAGTGAATCTTCTTCATGTCAACAACACTTATCAATGTTATCAGAACAACGTCATCACATTTTCATACACCTTTAGTCTGAAGACGAGTACACTGTCACGGCGTGGTCCTTTGGGGGTGTATATCGTGgctccccaccactctctcatTCTGGGGGGGTCACAAAGTGGTCCTTTGTTTTTTTTTCGTggctccccctctcattctctctctcccaccacaagTTTTATGGTCATAAATTTCTGGCAGAGACTCTCTCCCCCTGGTCatgcagaaagagagggggaataaacctgacttctatttccccctctctcattctctctctcccataaatTCCTGGCAGAGACTCTCTCCCCCTGGTCatgcagaaagagagggggaataaaccTGACTTCTATTTCCCAAGATTGAAGGATTAAACAATATTTCTAATTTTGAGAATGTGGGTCCGAGACTATCAATCACTATCGATCACTGAGACTATCGATCACTAGGCTAGGggcagttagagcgttggactagtaaccggaaggttgcaagttcaaatccccgagctgacaaggtacaaatctgccgttctgcccctgaacaggcagttaacccactgttcctaggccgtcattgaaaataggaatttgttctcaactgacttgcctagtaaaggccaaataaaaataaataaataaaactacaGAAGGAGCTAATTCTAGACAAAACACATTACTAGTCTGAAGCTAGAAATGACGTGAACCTAGAACGAGAATACCGACAACCGTGAAGCATCTATCGtatgagaacatttctgaatggtactctgaagtaccCATTCTAACCGCCGACAACCACGAAAGACATTGTGACTTCTGGGAAAGTTAACCAGAGACTCTGATGAACTCTACAGGGCGATCAAGTGCTTACAACGGAGAGACAACAACGACATAAAAGCGTAAATATGTACATCAAACAATTTCTTTCAGAATGAGCGGCCTCAAAGTATTAGCATGTCCATGAGTACAATTATCCTCTGTGTGTAGTGAATCCATGTGGTCTTTCCCGCTCTTTCTCagtccccacccctttcctttgtctaccaagccgtcatatcggctttatccactagggactttttctTTGTATCATGTAGTAATCCAAATATACACTTGTTTGTCTGTTATgtcattctgtgtgattatttagttagttggtaaataaataattaagccaatttgtatatcgctgattcatGATTTAGGCTAGGGTTTCGTGCAGATATCCAAGTTTGCGACGTTCAGTAATGAGAactgatgaggtaataataaGAATTAATTCATACGCGACTGTTTTTGATAATATctaaaaatatctgaagagttatattcggGAAATTGACATTCTATAAACAAAATCTTCCCGTGGTGCctcgacttcctagttaattaaagtttacatgattagtttaaatCAGTAAGTACACACAGAGAACTGATTTGATAAATAAGCATTTAATGATAGTCACAAACACGACAACACAAATTAATTAAATGAAACAAAACGACTAAATTGACAAGTTTTTTTCAAGGTTAGAAACAAGAAATACACATTCATTCAAATCTAATTTAATAAAATCTACAACTTTCCAAATCAAATCTTTAACATCTAAAGGGTTCATAGTTATATTCAATGAATCCAAATCCATAATCAAAATAAAATACACGTTTTAAAATGTCTCGTctcgagagagaaaaaaaaactcaAGTAGGCCTATTTTTTTTTTGTGGTAATATTTCATACAAACATGATTTCATGCAACATCATCAAAAACACAAATTCTCAGTCAAACACATGTCAGaacacagccccccccccttATGATCTtattgtaggtgtcctggaaaaTGTGGAAGGTCTTATCTTCCCCTGTGTGTTCCCTCTCATGTGTTTTCAGATTCCCTAACTGGGTAAAAcgctttccacactgggaacattggaaaggTTTTCCCCCCTGTGTGTTCCCTCTCATGTGTTTTCAGGTTCCCTAACTGAGTAAAACATTCGCTGATTCGGGAACATTTTTGCAATTTTGGGCGgattttctattggacaaattctgaTAAGTCCATCCCGTTTTCTATCGGACAAATTCTGATAAGTCCCTCCCCGTttcgtaatgaatacaccccaggggttggaaccaaaattctaGAACCAGAACTCCTTTCATTCCACACCAATCAGTGTGTACAGAGCAGCTTGCTATGGGAGCGGGCAAGCTAGTTATTTACATGCGTGTTGGACAGACAAGTGTAGAGCGCAAGGAGCCACATACATTTTGtggacggagagagcgagagagggaggagcaggCTTGTCTTGAAGAGCTGGGCATCTTGTTATAGCGTATCATTATCTGAATTAGacccacagaattatacctacgGAGGAGGAGGCTTCTATGGAGGAACGTTGAACTTCAGTGTGTGTTCAGAGTGACACCAGcattaaaaacacatcttacctttctgtagttaataaatccaatgtgaaacgtGATAACTATAGTATCATTGAAAAAGTGAATCCCTTCTTCTCTAATTAAAAATCTCTCTTATCTTCTGAATCAAACTTgaaaacgtcagtacagtagtttaTGCCTCTGGGGGGGAGGGGCTACAGCTATGATGCTTCTGAGGGAGAGGGGCTACAGCTATGATGCTTCTGAGGGGGCGGGGCTACAGCTATGATGCTTctgtgggagggagggacaggtactcaaaacacaatggaaaacatttTCAGCTGGGAGAGTTCTGAGTGAGAATTAGGGCTTTGTCCTTTGTTGGCTTTAAAaactatattttttattttattctgtttttaaaaaaaatataaaaaatctcCATAATTTCattgtatccaattggtagttacagtcttgtcccatcgctgcaactccagtacagactcgggagaggcaaaggtcgagagccgagCGTCCTCCGAatcacaacccagccaagccgtactgcttcttgacacaatgcccacttaacccggaagccagctgcaccaatgtcccggaggaaacaccgtacacctggcgaccgtgtcagcgtgcattgtgcccggcccgccacaggagtcgctagttcacaatgggacaagaacatccctgctggccacaccctcccctaacctggacgatgatgggccaaaccctcccctaaatcagatgatgctgggccaaaccctcccctaacccggacgatgctgggccaaaccctcccctaacccagacgatgctgggccaaaccctcccctaacccggacgatgctgggccaaaccctcccctaacccagacgatgctgggccaaaccctcccctaaccctcccctaacccggacgatgctgggccaaaccctcctctaacccggacgatgctggaccaaaccctaccctaacccggacgatgctgggccaattgtgcaccgcctcattGGTCTCCCGAACGAATGAGagcctggactagaaccaggatctctagtgacacagctagcactgagACAGAACCTGGACTAGAACCGGGATCTCtagtgacacagctagcactgagACAGAAGCTGGACtagaaccaggatctctagtgacaCAGCTACCACTGAGACAGAGTCTGGACtagaaccaggatctctagtgacacagctagcactgagACAGAACCTGGACTAGAACCGGGATCTCtagtgacacagctagcactgagACAGAACCTGGACTAGAACCGGGATCTCtagtgacacagctagcactgagacagagcctggactagaaccaggatctctagtgacacagctagcactgagacagaacctggactagaaccaggatctctagtgactGAGACAGAACCTGGACTAGAACAGATCTCTAGTGACGTAGCTACCACTGAGACAGAACCTGGACTAGAACCAGGATCTCTAGGCGCACAGCTCGCACTGCGATGCCttcgaccgctgcgccactcgagaggcCCTGTAACTGCTTGGAAATTAATTAAAGTAAGTtcccagtgtttccagatttctatgaaatatgacttAAAATTACATATAATATGAGTGAAATACTTTCCTTCCAATCTTTTCTTTAATAAATATGTTAAAAGCatattttctgtgttggaatggtatGGGcgcaccccaacaacagaatggtatgggcgtatcccaacaacagaatggtgtgggtcgtaccccaacaacagaatggtgtgggtcgtaccccaacaacagaatggtgtggggcGTACACCAACAACAGAATAGTGTGggcgtatcccaacaacagaatggtgtggggcgtaccccaacaacagaatagtgtgggcgtaccccaacaacagaaccccaacaacagaatagtgtgggcgtaccccaacaacagaatggtgtgggcgtcccaacaacagaatggtgtgggcgtatcccaaccccaacaacagaatggtgtgggcgtaccccagaATGGTGTgggtaccccaacaacagaatggtgtgggcgtatcccaacaacagaatggtgtgggcgtatcccaacaacagaatggtgtgggggcgtatcccaacaacagaatggtgtgggtcgtaccccaacaacagaatagtgTGGGTCCCAACAACGGGCGTACCCCCCAgaaacaacagaatggtgtgggcgtaccccaacaacaggcgtatcccaacaacagaatggtgtgggcgtatcccaacaacagaatggtgtggggcgtatcccaacaacagaatggtgtatcccaacaacagaatagtgtgggtcgtaccccaacaacagaatggtgtgggcatcccaacaacagaaccccaacaacagaatggtgtgggtttATCCCAACAACGTGTGggccccaacaacagaatggtgtgggcgtaccccaacaacagaatggtgtgggtcgtaccacaacaacagaatggtgtgggcgtatcccaacaacagaatggtgtgggtcgtaccccaacaacagaatggtgtggggcgtatcccaacaacagaataccccaacaacagaatggtgggtcgtaccccaacaacagaatggtgtggggtACCCCAACAACGtacgtatcccaacaacagaatggtgtgggtcgtaccccaacaacagaatggtgtggggcgtaccccaacaacagaatagtgtgggtcgtaccccaacaacagaatagtgtgggtcgtaccccaacaacagactggtgtggatcgcatcccaacaacagaatggtgtggatcgCATCCCAACAACAGaaatcccaacaacagaatggtgtgggcaccCCAACaacgtaccccaacaacagaatggtgtggatcgcatcccaacaacagaatggtgtggatcgcatcccaacaacagaatagtgtgggtcgtaccccaacaacagattggccagctcatcctccgcAGGGAGGTAACGTGTTCTATGAggaaatcattttttttttaaacagtctgtttgagatacaagtttgagtgtttttgaagtgtcaatttatgctttggccacaaatatgAGTATAGCATGACTCAACATTATGTcgatgagttaacagaatattaaCTTTTTAAAGAAGAgtttcactggacagttactgtAAAATAACGTTATTAATACTTTACTTTTAAAATAAAGGTTCTGTTTCAAAACTGATCACTTTCTTTCCCGGTTCGGTTTCTGTTTCTTCATTTTTTTTGTTCTCACGcggttttctgttctgttcttcgaACTGTTTCCAACTGCTGGGGTCGTTGTTAaaactgtgtgtgttctctcgtgCCTTTTCAGGTTCACTAACTGGGTAAAATCCTTTCCACACTGCGGACAATGGAAagacttctctcctgtgtgtattttctCATGCCTTTTCAGGTTCCCTATCTGGGTAAAACCCTTcccacactgggaacattggaaaggTTTCTCTCTTGTGTGTGTTCTTTTATGGTCCTTCAGATTACCTAATCgtgtaaaactcttcccacactgggTGCATTGGAAAGTCTTCTTTCCTGTGTGTAATTTTTCATGTTTGTTTAGGTTCCCTAACTTGGTAAAATTCTTTCCACACAGGGAGCAATGGTAAGCTGTCTCCCATGTGTGTGTCCTTTCGTGCTCCTTCAGGCTCCCTAACCTTTTAAAACTATTTCCACACTTGGAGCATTGGaacggtttctctcctgtgtgtgttctctcgtgCTTTTTCAGGTTTCCTAACCATGTAAAATTCTTTCCGCACTGCGAACATTGGaacggcttctctcctgtgtgtactcTTTTATGATCCTTCAGGTTCCCTAGTCGTGTAAAACCCTTcccacactgggagcattggaaaggtttctctcctgtgtgtaattGTTTATGTTTTTTTAGGTTGCCTAACTTGGTAAAATTCTTTCCACACAGAGAGCAATGGTAAGATGTCTCCCCTGTGTGTGCCCTTTCATGCACCTTCAAGCTCCCCAATTGTGTAAAATTCTTTCCACAATGGGAGCATTGGAacggcttttctcctgtgtgtgttctctcgtgCTTTTTCAGGCTCCCTAACAgggtaaaaccctttccacactgAGAACATTGGAAacgcttctctcctgtgtgtattaatTTATGTTCGTTCAGGCTCCGTAACcgtgtaaaactctttccacactgggaacattggtaaggtttctctcctgtgtgtactcTTTTGTGATCCTTCAGGTTCCCTAGCCGTGTAAAACCCTTcccacactgggagcattggaaaggcttctctcctgtgtgtaattCTGTATGTTTTATTAGGTTCCTTAGCTTGGTAAAATCCTTTCCACACAGGGAGCAATGGTAAGAtgtctcccctgtgtgtgtccttTCATGCTCCTTCAAGCTCCCTAAATGTggaaaactctttccacactgggagcattggaacggtttctctcccgtgtgtgttctctcatgcTTTTTCAGGTTCCCTAACCACCTAAAGCCCTTTCCACACCGGGAGCattggaaaggcttctctcctgtgtgtattatttTATGTTCTTTCAGGCTCCCTAAccgggtaaaactctttccacattgggCACATtggaaaggtttctctcctgtgtgtattctctcatgccttTTCAGGTTCCCTAAccgggtaaaactctttccacactgggaacattgtGAAGTCTTCCCTCCTGTGTCTGTTCTATCATGACTTTTCAGCTTCCATAACCACTTAAAACTCTTTTTACACTGGGACCAGTGATGTCGTCTCGCTGGTTTGGGCGTCTCTGGGTCTGGTTCCCCTGAAGGACTCTTCCCGCTGTCAGAGTGACagactggtctctctcctgccaAAGACAAACAGAGTATTTGGTTAAAGAGAGAGATCTAAATTAAAGCTCCACGTGATAAAACTCTAAAATTGAGGTTTAATCCAGACTAGATCGCTCATTATAAAATAGCAAATCtgaatcctggatgctgattggttgattgCTTTAGTTATTCAAGATAATTAATGGGAAATGCCTGTTAACAGTTCCATTTTAATTACCCCTACacatccactgtcccacagcctagccaggcaatttataaactaacCTCCACTGTCCCAAGGCCctgccaggcaatttataaactcatctccactgtcccacagcccagccaggcaatttataaactaacctccactgtcccacagcccagccaggcaatttataaactcatctccactgtcccacagccgagccaggcaatttataaactcatctccactgtcccacagcccagccgGGCAATTTATAAACTCATCTCCACTGGACAGAAAAATCTAGACATAATTCCCCCATGCTTCTAGTCCagcatttggttttcaacagaAGGGATTTGAATAAATAAACCCATGCAACTGTTAAAAACATTTTGTCTGTAAAATAGAATGTGGCTAGAACTTATTGTGATGATTTAATATTGGACACTTTTTACTCTCATTATTTATATAGacaccaatatatatatatatattatataccaaTATGAAATACCACCTGTTATataccaatatcaattacaacctgttttatataaattacaacctgttatataccaatatgaaatacaacctgttttatatcaattaccaTCAacatcaattacaacctgttctaccaccaatatcaattacaacctgttttatatcaatatcaactacaacctgttttatatcaattacacccTGTTTtaccatcaatatcaattacaacctgttttaccatcaatatcaattacaacctgttctaccaccaatatcaattacaacctgttttaccaccaatatcaattacaacctgttctaccaccaatatcaattacaacctgttttatatcaatatcaattacaacctgttctaccaccaatatcaattacaacctgttttacatcaattacaacctgttctaccaccaatatcaatcacaacctgttttatatcaattacaacctgttctaccaccaatatcaattacaacctgttttaccaccaatatcaattacaacctgttttacatcaatatcaattacaacctgttttatatcaattacaacctgttctaccaccaatatcaactacaacctgttttacattaattacaacctgttctaccaccaatatcaattacaacctgttttatatcaattacaccctgttttaccaccaatatcgattacaacctgttttatatcaattacaccctgttttaccaccaatatcaattacaacatgttctaccaccaatatcaattacaacctgttttatatcaattacaccctgttttaccaccaatatcaattacaacctgttctaccaccaatatcaattacaacctgttctatatcaatatcaattacaacctgttctatatcaatatcaattacaacctgttttatatcaattacaacctgttctaccaccaatatcaattacaacctgttttatatcaattacaacctgctTTACCaacaatatcaattacaacctgttttatatcaatatcaattacaacctgttatatatcaatatacattacaacctgttatatatcaatatcaattacaacctgttctatatcaatatcaattacaacctgttttatatcaattacaccctgttttaccaccaatatcaattacaaactgttttatatcaatatcaattacaacctgttatatatcaatatacattacaacctgttctaccaccaatatcaattacaacctgttttatatcaattacaacctgttttatatcaattacaccctgttttaccaccaatatcaattacaaactgttttatatcaatatcaattacaacctg
The window above is part of the Oncorhynchus gorbuscha isolate QuinsamMale2020 ecotype Even-year unplaced genomic scaffold, OgorEven_v1.0 Un_scaffold_968, whole genome shotgun sequence genome. Proteins encoded here:
- the LOC124020888 gene encoding gastrula zinc finger protein XlCGF57.1-like is translated as MTVTVKEEEDVFGEKEEEGEITVTLEDEEEQKTGDLINTSEYRERPVCHSDSGKSPSGEPDPETPKPARRHHWSQCKKSFKWLWKLKSHDRTDTGGKTSQCSQCGKSFTRLGNLKRHERIHTGEKPFQCAQCGKSFTRLGSLKEHKIIHTGEKPFQCSRCGKGFRWLGNLKKHERTHTGEKPFQCSQCGKSFPHLGSLKEHERTHTGETSYHCSLCGKDFTKLRNLIKHTELHTGEKPFQCSQCGKGFTRLGNLKDHKRVHTGEKPYQCSQCGKSFTRLRSLNEHKLIHTGEKRFQCSQCGKGFTLLGSLKKHERTHTGEKPFQCSHCGKNFTQLGSLKVHERAHTGETSYHCSLCGKNFTKLGNLKKHKQLHTGEKPFQCSQCGKGFTRLGNLKDHKRVHTGEKPFQCSQCGKNFTWLGNLKKHERTHTGEKPFQCSKCGNSFKRLGSLKEHERTHTWETAYHCSLCGKNFTKLGNLNKHEKLHTGKKTFQCTQCGKSFTRLGNLKDHKRTHTREKPFQCSQCGKGFTQIGNLKRHEKIHTGEKSFHCPQCGKDFTQLVNLKRHERTHTVLTTTPAVGNSSKNRTENRVRTKKMKKQKPNRERK